A part of Ursus arctos isolate Adak ecotype North America chromosome X, UrsArc2.0, whole genome shotgun sequence genomic DNA contains:
- the LOC123002225 gene encoding uncharacterized protein LOC123002225: protein MRWVRPGPLLGPLRCTQHPEKDGDPALPPAALTGTKPALQGYLQVCLGSWHTDIPIHLNFDSRWFPEKMINNFIVSNMSYEHNAGLGRAHAELQWEERGAGHQQRARGLQTDGWTDGTPSQGIQSTWGRVCPDRVRSRGQASGSPCAFRLAFPTGVTCTKLRNIACIVTVSPRYTGDSSHCFHVQTAFPKETHPCDNKDALSPACSSFVFRRSRGEGAPSRLCIHSPPETHSTAGTQGHHHNPRRRSRTFPRLTELHRERSKPFLYDDEMLTNCPFLTEETATGKIRDPSLYKNRSFGAPGEL, encoded by the exons ATGCGGTGGGTGAGGCCAGGGCCGCTGCTGGGCCCCCTACGGTGCACGCAGCACCCAGAAAAAGATGGTGACCCAGCCCTCCCGCCAGCCGCGCTGACGGGGACAAAACCCGCTCTGCAGGGTTACTTACAGGTTTGTCTAGGCTCCTGGCACACAGACATACCTATACACTTGAACTTTGACAGCAGGTGGTTTCCTGAAAAGATGATTAACAATTTCATTGTCTCTAATATGTCCTATGAGCACAATGCAGGACTTGGAAGGGCGCATGCAGAGCTCCAGTGGGAAGAGCGCGGAGCGGGTCACCAGCAGCGAGCGCGCGGGCTGCAGACAGATGGGTGGACAGACGGAACACCGAG CCAGGGGATTCAGAGCACATGGGGCCGAGTCTGTCCCGACCGCGTCAGGAGCCGCGGACAAGCATCTGGAAGCCCGTGCGCCTTCAGGCTCGCCTTTCCCACGGGGGTCACTTGCACAAAGCTGCGAAACATCGCCTGCATCGTCACGGTAAGTCCTCGCTACACAGGAGACAGTTCTCACTGTTTCCACGTACAGACCGCGTTTCCTAAAGAGACGCATCCATGTGATAATAAAGATGCTCTGTCTCCCGCTTGTAGCTCGTTTGTCTTCCGACGCTCACGCGGTGAAGGAGCTCCGAGCCGTCTGTGCATCCACAGTCCTCCAGAAACCCACAGCACGGCAGGTACCCAGGGCCACCACCACAACCCCAGACGACGGTCCCGCACATTTCCCAGGTTGACTGAGCTGCACCGTGAGAGGAGCAAGCCCTTCCTGTATGATGATGAAATGTTGACGAACTGCCCTTTCCTCACAGAAGAAACAGCGACGGGGAAAATACGTGACCCTTCCCTTTACAAGAACCGATCTTTCGGCGCCCCCGGTGAGCTGTGA